The following coding sequences are from one Hippopotamus amphibius kiboko isolate mHipAmp2 chromosome 9, mHipAmp2.hap2, whole genome shotgun sequence window:
- the LOC130829367 gene encoding olfactory receptor 52B4-like — MLSLNHTGVSHTVFHLLGIPGLVDQHLWISIPFFISYVIALLGNSLLIFIILTNRSLHEPMYLFLCMLAGADLVLSTCTVPQALAIFWFRAGDISLDRCITQFFIAYCTFISESGILLVMAFDRYIAICYPLRYTTILTHKLIGKIGVTIFLRSYCTIFPIVFLLKRLTFCQNNVIPHTFCEHIGLAKYACNDIQVNIWYGLFVIMSTVVLDVLLILVSYVLILHAIFHMSSQDARHKALNTCGSHVCIIILFYGPGIFTTLTQRFGQNIPPHIHILLADVCILAPPMLNPIIYGIKTKQIRELVVHILFAKQK; from the coding sequence ATGCTTTCCTTAAATCACACTGGTGTCAGTCACACAGTCTTCCACTTGCTGGGCATCCCTGGCTTAGTTGACCAGCATTTGTGGATTTCCATCCCCTTCTTCATCTCCTATGTCATCGCCCTGCTTGGGAACAGCCTGCTCATCTTCATCATCCTCACAAACCGCAGCCTCCATGAACCCATGTACCTCTTCCTCTGCATGCTGGCCGGAGCAGACCTTGTCCTCTCCACGTGCACAGTACCTCAGGCCTTGGCCATCTTCTGGTTCCGTGCTGGGGACATCTCCCTCGATCGCTGCATCACTCAGTTCTTCATTGCATATTGCACTTTCATCTCTGAGTCAGGGATCTTGCTGGTGATGGCATTTGACCGCTACATTGCCATATGCTACCCCCTGAGATACACCACTATTCTTACACATAAACTGATTGGGAAAATTGGTGTTACCATCTTTCTGAGAAGTTATTGTACAATTTTCCCTATagtatttcttttgaaaagattGACTTTCTGCCAAAATAATGTCATTCCACACACCTTTTGTGAACACATTGGCTTGGCCAAATATGCTTGCAATGACATTCAAGTGAACATCTGGTATGGACTGTTTGTCATAATGTCAACAGTGGTCTTAGATGTCCTATTAATTTTGGTTTCCTATGTTCTGATTCTCCATGCTATCTTCCACATGTCTTCCCAAGATGCTCGTCACAAGGCTCTCAACACATGTGGCTCCCATGTCTGCATCATCATCCTCTTTTATGGGCCTGGAATCTTCACAACTCTTACTCAGAGGTTTGGCCAGAACATTCCACCTCATATCCACATCCTATTGGCTGATGTGTGCATTCTGGCTCCACCTATGCTGAATCCCATCATTTATGGGATCAAGACCAAGCAAATCCGAGAGCTGGTGGTTCATATActttttgcaaagcagaaataa
- the LOC130829011 gene encoding RNA polymerase II subunit A C-terminal domain phosphatase SSU72 like protein 3-like: MPSSPLRVAVVCMSNMNRSMEAHGILRKKGFRVRSFGAGSHVRLPGPARNLPVVYDFSTTYEQMRKDLLHKDGDRYRSNGILHILGRNERIKPHPERFQECRDPFDVIFTCQESVYDRVVEDLCTREQETCQPVHVINVDMEDTLEDATLGALIICELCQRLQQADDLEDHLAQLLLAMEEKTGRSFLHTVCFY; encoded by the coding sequence atgccctcctccccactcagGGTGGCCGTGGTCTGTATGAGTAACATGAACAGGAGCATGGAAGCCCACGGCATCCTCAGGAAGAAAGGGTTCAGGGTCAGGTCTTTTGGAGCTGGATCCCACGTAAGGCTCCCAGGACCTGCGCGCAACCTCCCTGTGGTTTACGATTTCTCCACCACGTATGAGCAGATGCGCAAGGATCTTCTCCACAAAGATGGAGACCGCTACAGAAGCAATGGCATCTTACACATCttgggaagaaatgagagaatcAAGCCTCACCCAGAAAGATTTCAAGAGTGCAGAGATCCCTTTGATGTCATCTTCACGTGTCAGGAGAGCGTCTACGACAGGGTGGTGGAAGATCTGTGCACCCGGGAGCAGGAGACGTGTCAGCCTGTGCACGTGATCAACGTGGACATGGAGGACACCCTGGAGGACGCCACCCTTGGAGCTCTGATCATCTGTGAGCTCTGCCAACGCCTCCAGCAGGCGGATGACCTGGAGGACCATCTGGCCCAGTTGCTCCTGGCAATGGAGGAGAAAACAGGAAGGAGCTTCCTGCACACGGTCTGCTTCTACTGA
- the LOC130829010 gene encoding RNA polymerase II subunit A C-terminal domain phosphatase SSU72 like protein 3-like, with translation MPSSPLRVAVVCMSNMNRSMEAHGILMKKGFRVRSFGAGSRVRLPGPSRKLPVVYDFTTTYEQMRKDLLLKDRERYTSNGILHILGRNERIKPRPERFQECRDPFEVIFTCQESVYDRVVEDLCTREQETCQPVHVINVDMEDTLEDATLGALIICELCQRLQQAEDMEGSLAELLLSVEEKTGRSFLHTVCFY, from the coding sequence ATGCCCTCCTCCCCGCTCAGGGTGGCTGTGGTCTGTATGAGTAACATGAACAGAAGCATGGAAGCCCATGGCATCCTCATGAAGAAGGGGTTCAGGGTCAGGTCTTTTGGAGCTGGATCCCGCGTAAGGCTCCCGGGACCCTCACGCAAACTCCCTGTGGTTTACGATTTCACCACCACGTATGAGCAGATGCGCAAGGACCTTCTCCTCAAAGACCGAGAACGCTATACCAGCAATGGCATCTTACACATCttgggaagaaatgagagaatcAAGCCTCGCCCAGAAAGATTTCAAGAGTGCAGAGATCCCTTCGAAGTCATCTTCACGTGTCAGGAGAGCGTCTATGACAGGGTGGTGGAAGATCTGTGCACCCGGGAGCAGGAGACGTGTCAGCCTGTGCATGTGATCAACGTGGACATGGAGGACACCCTGGAGGATGCCACCCTTGGAGCTCTGATCATCTGTGAGCTCTGCCAACGCCTccagcaggcagaggacatggaagGCAGTCTGGCTGAGCTACTCCTGTCAgtggaagagaaaacaggaagaagCTTCCTGCACACGGTCTGCTTCTACTGA
- the LOC130829012 gene encoding RNA polymerase II subunit A C-terminal domain phosphatase SSU72 like protein 3-like, which yields MPSSPLRVAVVCMSNTNRSMEAHRILRNKGFTVRSFGAGSHVRFPRLSPNQPVVYDFSTSYKKMCKDLSCIDGKYYKRNGVLHILKRNERIKPYPERFQECRDPFDVIFTCSERAYNRVVADLCARDQETWRPVHVINVDIEDTLEDATLGASIICELCQGLQQADNMESSLAQLLQTAKEKTGRSFLHTVCFY from the coding sequence ATGCCCTCCTCCCCGCTCAGGGTGGCTGTGGTCTGTATGAGTAACACGAACAGGAGCATGGAAGCCCACCGCATCCTCAGGAACAAAGGGTTCACTGTGAGATCTTTTGGAGCAGGATCCCACGTGAGATTCCCAAGACTGTCACCCAACCAACCAGTGGTTTATGATTTTTCAACATCATATAAGAAGATGTGCAAAGACCTTTCCTGTATAGATGGAAAATACTACAAAAGAAATGGCGTCTTACATAtcttgaaaagaaatgagagaatcaAGCCTTACCCAGAAAGATTTCAAGAGTGCAGAGATCCCTTTGATGTCATCTTCACCTGTTCAGAGAGAGCCTATAACAGAGTGGTGGCAGATCTGTGTGCCAGAGATCAGGAGACCTGGCGGCCAGTGCATGTGATCAATGTGGACATAGAGGACACCCTGGAGGATGCCACCCTGGGAGCTTCCATTATCTGTGAGCTCTGCCAAGGTCTGCAGCAGGCAGACAACATGGAAAGCAGTCTGGCTCAGCTGCTCCAGACAGCGAAGGAGAAAACAGGAAGGAGCTTCCTGCACACGGTCTGCTTCTACTGA